Proteins encoded by one window of Cyclobacteriaceae bacterium:
- a CDS encoding helix-hairpin-helix domain-containing protein, giving the protein MDLTRWIRNFFGFSRAQTNGFIILLPLLTLFIFSAPVYRWWQSRKPHDFSQDRVLLDSLARQWQTKEVNQRPEEEEVPVRLFTFDPNTVSKDELLAMGFSSGLANRLVNYRSKGGRFRLKHDLLKLYGMDSSFYEMLVPYISLPEEYAKAEANPADEEKRTTTNRNAVRFDLNRADTTLLKSVYGIGSKLSARIVNFRESMGGFISKQQLHEIYGLDSAVVLRLDSASFIQPDFQVRSLNMNTATEVQLAAHPYISKRMATAIVTYRFQHGRYTSIDDLRKILLIDEKQLERLKPYLTFD; this is encoded by the coding sequence ATGGACCTTACCCGCTGGATCAGGAATTTTTTTGGGTTTTCGCGTGCGCAAACAAATGGGTTCATCATTTTACTCCCGTTGTTAACCCTGTTTATTTTCTCCGCACCCGTTTACCGATGGTGGCAAAGTCGCAAGCCACACGATTTTTCGCAGGATCGAGTTTTATTAGACAGCCTGGCCAGGCAATGGCAAACTAAAGAAGTTAACCAACGGCCTGAAGAGGAGGAGGTGCCTGTAAGGTTGTTCACATTTGATCCGAACACCGTGTCCAAAGATGAACTTTTGGCGATGGGGTTTTCATCGGGATTGGCTAATCGCCTTGTAAATTACAGAAGTAAAGGTGGACGGTTCAGGTTAAAGCATGATTTGCTTAAGCTTTATGGAATGGATTCATCTTTTTACGAGATGTTGGTGCCATACATCAGCCTTCCAGAGGAATATGCCAAAGCAGAAGCGAATCCAGCAGATGAGGAAAAACGTACAACCACGAATCGCAATGCTGTTCGGTTTGATCTGAATCGTGCAGACACCACTTTGTTAAAATCGGTTTACGGAATTGGCTCAAAACTTTCAGCACGTATAGTAAATTTTCGGGAATCGATGGGTGGTTTTATCAGTAAACAGCAATTGCATGAAATCTATGGGCTTGACTCAGCAGTTGTTTTGCGGTTAGATAGTGCTTCATTTATTCAGCCCGATTTTCAGGTTCGTTCACTGAATATGAATACAGCAACAGAAGTTCAATTGGCAGCTCATCCGTATATATCGAAGCGAATGGCTACAGCCATTGTCACTTATCGATTTCAACATGGTCGCTATACCTCTATTGATGATCTTCGGAAAATTCTGTTGATCGATGAAAAGCAACTTGAACGATTAAAACCTTATCTCACTTTTGACTAA
- a CDS encoding sigma-70 family RNA polymerase sigma factor translates to MAGEQERYFVNLVNEHQGLIHKVCNLYESDRDARNDLFQEIVLQLWKSFHTFRGDAKITTWMYRIALNTAISGLRKQKRGLQTEDLNERHFNLSETSTDDHEENLQKLQWSIRQLSEIERAIIMMALDEVPYDEIAETIGITQNNVRVRMNRIREKLRKLMNP, encoded by the coding sequence TTGGCTGGCGAACAAGAACGGTATTTTGTAAACCTGGTAAACGAACATCAGGGGCTGATCCACAAGGTTTGTAACCTGTATGAATCGGACAGGGATGCACGCAATGACCTTTTTCAGGAAATCGTACTTCAGCTTTGGAAGTCGTTCCACACCTTTAGAGGCGATGCCAAAATTACCACCTGGATGTACCGGATTGCGTTGAACACCGCCATATCCGGATTGCGCAAGCAAAAACGTGGCTTACAAACTGAGGACCTTAACGAAAGACATTTTAACCTCTCCGAAACTTCAACAGATGATCACGAAGAGAATCTGCAGAAGTTGCAATGGAGTATTCGCCAGTTATCAGAAATAGAGCGGGCAATTATCATGATGGCGTTAGACGAAGTACCCTATGATGAAATTGCCGAAACAATTGGCATTACGCAAAACAATGTACGGGTGCGCATGAACCGCATCCGGGAAAAACTTCGGAAACTTATGAACCCATAA
- a CDS encoding LytTR family DNA-binding domain-containing protein has protein sequence MNWSEKLNAPFPFYLNDDRKNVVLITVITAFVIAFMYFFKLPNDLSLTLGQHFLFGGITFVCLIINIVWLPRIFPNLYDTENWNLKKYILLNIWHLVLIGIGSSLLDIFYICPEKTVIENIIEANSRVVVKGIIPIALTTLFLRNTMLQQNLRSALQANKELQKIQSLKREPAIKNNNTVTLYSDTSETLSLNLPDLLYVQADDNYSTVVWQNGDGIQKKLLRANLKSIESQMDNVFTMRCHRSYLVNINAISLVSGNANGYKLKILDTDILIPVSRQKSKEVMEKISQWRNVMELS, from the coding sequence ATGAACTGGTCTGAAAAACTAAATGCGCCCTTTCCCTTTTACCTGAATGACGACCGCAAGAATGTGGTCTTGATTACAGTTATTACCGCGTTTGTAATCGCTTTCATGTATTTTTTCAAACTGCCGAATGATCTCTCGTTAACACTTGGACAACATTTTCTTTTTGGCGGGATAACGTTTGTTTGTCTGATTATCAATATCGTGTGGTTGCCACGGATTTTTCCTAACCTTTATGACACGGAAAACTGGAACCTGAAGAAATACATTTTGTTGAACATCTGGCACCTGGTGCTGATTGGCATTGGCAGTTCATTATTAGATATTTTCTACATCTGCCCGGAAAAGACTGTGATTGAAAATATCATTGAAGCCAACAGCCGGGTGGTGGTGAAGGGAATTATTCCGATAGCCTTAACGACTTTGTTTTTACGCAATACCATGCTTCAGCAAAACCTGAGGAGCGCATTGCAGGCCAACAAGGAACTTCAAAAAATTCAATCGCTCAAGCGGGAACCTGCCATAAAAAACAACAATACCGTAACCCTCTATTCCGATACAAGCGAAACGCTTTCTCTTAACCTGCCCGATTTATTGTATGTGCAGGCTGATGACAATTACTCTACAGTAGTGTGGCAAAATGGGGATGGAATCCAGAAAAAACTGTTGCGCGCCAACTTAAAAAGCATTGAAAGCCAGATGGATAATGTGTTTACCATGCGTTGCCATCGCTCCTACCTGGTCAATATCAATGCCATCAGCCTGGTTTCCGGAAATGCCAATGGTTACAAGTTGAAAATTCTGGATACGGATATTCTTATTCCGGTTTCACGCCAGAAGAGTAAAGAAGTAATGGAAAAGATCAGTCAGTGGCGAAATGTAATGGAACTATCATAG
- a CDS encoding N-formylglutamate amidohydrolase yields MKYVLLISCEHAGNEVPDAYASLFSDAKDVLVSHRGWDPGALDVAQFLADRLQTSIFSMLVTRLLIEMNRSLDNPQLFSEFSNRLSEVEQTNLIDNYYFPYRKSIEEAILKTNDAVIHLSIHSFTPVLNNEERNVDIGLLFDPARESEQQICSILRSKLEEELPNQRIEFNEPYRGTDDGLTTTLRKKFPDHKYLGIEIEINQKFVGTALFSSIKQSLLDGIKQTVNSL; encoded by the coding sequence TTGAAGTACGTTTTATTGATCAGTTGTGAGCATGCCGGAAATGAAGTTCCAGATGCATACGCATCATTGTTTTCTGATGCTAAAGATGTGCTGGTTTCACATCGCGGTTGGGATCCGGGTGCTTTGGATGTTGCTCAATTTCTGGCGGATCGATTGCAGACCTCCATTTTTTCTATGCTGGTAACCCGTTTGCTTATTGAGATGAACCGATCATTGGATAATCCACAATTGTTTTCCGAGTTCAGTAATCGGCTTTCGGAGGTTGAGCAAACAAACCTGATTGATAACTATTATTTCCCGTACCGGAAATCAATTGAGGAGGCTATCCTGAAAACCAATGATGCAGTTATTCATCTTTCAATCCATTCCTTTACTCCTGTTTTAAACAACGAAGAGCGTAACGTTGATATTGGATTGCTGTTTGATCCCGCTCGGGAATCAGAACAACAAATCTGTTCTATTCTTAGAAGTAAGCTTGAAGAGGAACTGCCTAACCAGCGAATTGAATTCAATGAGCCTTATAGAGGTACTGATGATGGACTTACAACCACCTTAAGAAAAAAATTCCCAGATCATAAATACCTGGGAATTGAAATTGAGATCAATCAGAAGTTTGTGGGAACAGCGCTCTTTTCTTCCATCAAGCAGTCTTTGTTAGATGGAATCAAGCAAACGGTTAATTCACTTTAA
- a CDS encoding glutamate-cysteine ligase family protein: MTQPPRIHLFQGFGVELEYMIVDKDTLAIKPIADELLKHELGVYGSDFENGIVTWSNELVVHVLELKSTNPESNLTVLEHAFADNIKRINAILTGWNARLMPTGMHPFMDPLKETKLWPHESNEVYEVYNKIFDCRGHGWSNVQSTHLNLPFYDDEEFARLHAAVRLVLPILPALCATSPIVEGKQTGSLNTRLKYYKNNQAKIPSITGRVIPEAIFSKRNYLNTIYEKIKADIAPYDSGNVLNPIWVNSRGAIPRFDRGSIEIRLMDVQECPAADIAILELVIETLRAFVYEKFIDHESQMKCKTDVLVQIFELGIERAEHAVIKDLDYLKIFGVQESISAGALWKHIFDSLIHRGNTVLDKWKPELSIVLNEGSLSSRIVKALDKNMTPENIREVYRKLSDCLEQNKLFLP, encoded by the coding sequence ATGACGCAACCGCCACGCATACATCTTTTCCAGGGTTTTGGTGTAGAACTGGAATACATGATTGTAGATAAGGATACCTTAGCTATTAAACCCATAGCCGATGAGTTGTTGAAACACGAGTTGGGCGTATATGGTAGCGATTTTGAGAACGGTATTGTTACGTGGTCGAATGAGCTGGTCGTGCATGTGCTTGAATTGAAATCCACCAACCCGGAGAGCAACCTTACGGTGTTGGAGCATGCATTTGCCGATAACATCAAACGCATCAATGCGATTCTTACCGGTTGGAACGCCAGGCTTATGCCAACGGGCATGCATCCGTTTATGGATCCGTTGAAAGAAACAAAGCTGTGGCCGCACGAAAGCAATGAGGTGTACGAGGTGTACAACAAAATTTTCGATTGCCGCGGCCATGGCTGGTCTAATGTGCAGAGCACACACCTAAATCTGCCATTTTACGATGATGAAGAGTTTGCCCGCTTACACGCAGCCGTGCGGTTGGTTTTACCGATCCTTCCTGCGCTGTGCGCCACTTCGCCTATCGTGGAGGGAAAGCAAACCGGATCATTGAACACGCGCCTGAAGTATTATAAAAATAACCAGGCTAAGATTCCATCCATTACCGGGCGCGTAATTCCAGAGGCTATTTTCTCTAAGCGCAATTACCTCAACACCATCTACGAAAAAATAAAAGCAGACATTGCGCCATACGATTCTGGAAATGTATTAAATCCAATTTGGGTGAATTCGCGGGGTGCAATACCTCGGTTTGATCGTGGGTCTATTGAAATCAGGTTAATGGATGTGCAGGAGTGCCCGGCTGCAGACATTGCCATTCTTGAACTGGTGATTGAAACGTTGCGCGCATTCGTGTATGAAAAATTCATTGACCATGAATCGCAAATGAAATGTAAGACGGATGTACTGGTGCAGATTTTTGAGTTGGGTATTGAACGGGCAGAACACGCGGTTATTAAAGACCTGGACTATTTGAAAATCTTCGGAGTGCAGGAGTCTATTTCTGCAGGTGCCCTATGGAAACATATTTTTGATTCGTTGATTCATCGGGGAAATACTGTGCTCGATAAATGGAAACCGGAACTTAGCATAGTGCTGAATGAAGGCTCGCTCTCATCTCGAATTGTTAAAGCACTGGATAAGAACATGACACCAGAAAATATACGTGAGGTGTATCGTAAACTTTCGGATTGCCTGGAGCAGAACAAACTTTTTCTCCCTTAA
- a CDS encoding RimK family protein, with protein sequence MPKLIVVENPESWQFRLDDVEVITPGNYIAGEHYQQTKGLKVLNLCKSYQYQSYGYYVSLLAEARHHKVLPGVTTIQDFRFPSILREDSQDFDNLIQQSFKNETGDRVEFNIYFGITQVESLNKLAKQLFQYIQAPSLRAVFGKRNKWILQSIKPLSIGEVPEADRVLLQRGLEQYLQRKREYRPDKKKYDLAILVNPKEPNPPSDEKAIQRFIKAADQVGLYAELITKNDLDKLVQFDALFIRETTFVNHHTFRFAKKAQSLGLTVIDDPESILKCTNKVYLFELLNANKILTPKSFVLSKENVKKLPEKLSYPFILKQPDGAFSKGVHKISSATEYKEVTSMMFKDSDLIIAQEYLPTPFDWRVGVLDGKPLYVCKYFMATEHWQIVNWNAQESSREGSVESISVDQAPAGLIRTALKATSLIGDSLYGVDMKEVDGKFYVIEINDNPNIDASIEDKILKDKLYSTIMEVFLNKIKVDR encoded by the coding sequence ATGCCGAAGTTAATTGTTGTTGAAAATCCTGAGAGTTGGCAATTCCGGCTGGATGATGTGGAGGTGATTACTCCAGGAAATTACATTGCAGGCGAGCACTATCAACAAACAAAAGGTTTGAAGGTGCTTAACCTGTGTAAGTCGTATCAATATCAGAGTTACGGATATTATGTTTCGCTTCTGGCCGAAGCGCGTCATCACAAGGTGTTGCCCGGTGTTACCACCATTCAGGATTTCCGGTTTCCTTCTATTTTGCGTGAAGACTCGCAGGATTTTGATAACCTGATTCAGCAATCTTTTAAAAATGAAACGGGTGATCGGGTTGAGTTTAACATTTACTTTGGTATTACGCAGGTTGAGTCGCTGAATAAACTGGCGAAGCAACTCTTTCAATACATTCAGGCGCCAAGTCTTCGGGCTGTTTTTGGTAAGCGCAACAAGTGGATACTGCAAAGCATTAAGCCGCTAAGTATTGGTGAAGTTCCGGAAGCCGATAGAGTTTTGCTTCAACGCGGGTTGGAGCAATACCTTCAGCGAAAGCGGGAATACCGACCGGATAAGAAGAAATACGATCTGGCCATTCTGGTCAATCCAAAAGAACCGAATCCACCATCCGATGAAAAGGCGATTCAACGTTTTATTAAAGCTGCCGACCAGGTTGGGTTGTATGCCGAATTGATTACCAAAAACGATTTAGACAAACTCGTTCAGTTTGATGCACTGTTTATACGCGAAACGACTTTTGTTAACCACCACACGTTCCGGTTTGCAAAAAAAGCGCAGTCGTTGGGGTTGACGGTAATTGATGATCCTGAATCGATTTTGAAGTGCACCAACAAAGTCTACTTGTTCGAGTTACTCAATGCTAATAAAATACTCACACCCAAATCATTTGTGCTGAGCAAGGAAAACGTTAAGAAACTTCCTGAAAAGCTTTCTTATCCTTTTATCCTCAAGCAACCCGATGGCGCATTCAGTAAAGGGGTCCATAAAATCAGTTCGGCTACCGAGTACAAGGAAGTAACCAGTATGATGTTCAAGGATTCGGATCTGATTATTGCGCAAGAATATTTGCCAACACCTTTTGATTGGCGGGTAGGCGTGTTGGATGGCAAGCCTTTATATGTATGCAAATATTTTATGGCTACCGAGCACTGGCAGATTGTAAACTGGAATGCGCAGGAGAGCTCGCGTGAAGGTTCAGTGGAATCAATCTCGGTCGATCAGGCTCCTGCCGGATTGATTCGAACTGCGCTTAAAGCCACCAGCTTAATTGGTGATAGTTTGTATGGCGTGGATATGAAAGAAGTGGATGGAAAGTTTTATGTAATCGAAATCAACGACAACCCAAACATTGATGCCAGCATAGAAGACAAAATCCTGAAGGATAAATTGTATTCTACCATAATGGAAGTATTTTTAAATAAGATCAAAGTCGACCGTTAA
- a CDS encoding C39 family peptidase codes for MRKDLILGFDIKAQPDEVTCGPTCLQALYNYYGDDISLKEVVREVKQLKNGGTLAVMLANHALKRGYKACIYSYNLNVFDPSWFKHPSKRIVKFLQEQMEFKHKRRKLQIASKAYIKFLESGGEIKYHELDDKLIKSYLKRSIPVLTGLSATYLYGSPREVPQFNIYDPIKGEPAGHFVVISGYDEEKNIAYLADPMTPNPLSKGQQVYHVSFSRLINSILLGIVTYDANLLIIEPPKKNR; via the coding sequence ATGCGTAAAGACCTTATTCTGGGTTTTGACATAAAAGCCCAGCCCGATGAAGTAACCTGCGGCCCTACCTGCCTGCAGGCATTGTACAATTATTACGGTGATGATATCTCACTGAAAGAGGTTGTTCGCGAAGTAAAGCAGTTGAAAAATGGGGGCACGTTGGCTGTTATGCTGGCGAATCACGCGTTGAAGCGTGGCTACAAAGCGTGCATTTATTCCTATAACCTGAATGTTTTTGATCCATCCTGGTTTAAGCATCCATCCAAAAGGATTGTTAAATTTCTTCAGGAGCAGATGGAGTTTAAACACAAACGGAGGAAGCTTCAGATTGCTTCAAAAGCGTATATAAAGTTTCTTGAGTCGGGTGGAGAAATAAAATACCACGAGTTGGATGATAAGCTTATAAAAAGTTATTTGAAGCGATCGATACCCGTGCTTACCGGATTGAGTGCTACCTATTTATACGGAAGCCCACGAGAAGTGCCTCAATTCAATATTTACGATCCGATAAAAGGCGAACCGGCCGGACATTTTGTAGTAATAAGCGGCTATGATGAGGAAAAAAATATTGCATACCTGGCTGATCCCATGACACCCAATCCATTAAGCAAGGGCCAACAGGTTTACCATGTGAGTTTCTCCCGATTGATCAACAGTATTTTACTGGGCATCGTAACGTACGATGCAAACCTGCTGATTATAGAACCACCAAAAAAGAACCGATAA
- a CDS encoding S1/P1 nuclease → MSRLIFTALFCTVSILSWGWGATGHRATGYIANKYLNKKARKAIERILNGQSLAMASTWMDEIRSDSTYDYTADWHWVTIPDGMTYEQAEKNPKGDIIESIERIVAELKSKKLSPQQEAERLKWLIHLIGDIHQPLHVGRGDDRGGNNIKIMWFRADSNLHRVWDSDMIDDTKLSYTELAESLGNPSQQQVQSWQQATVRDWAYESMSYRKQVYDYGNARLGYQYSYKYLGTAKERLLQAGIRLAGVLNEIYG, encoded by the coding sequence ATGAGCCGACTGATTTTTACTGCTTTATTCTGTACTGTTTCAATTTTATCGTGGGGATGGGGCGCTACCGGTCACCGGGCAACCGGGTATATTGCCAATAAGTACCTGAACAAGAAAGCCAGAAAAGCCATTGAGCGTATTTTAAACGGGCAGTCGCTGGCGATGGCCAGTACATGGATGGATGAAATCCGGTCGGACTCAACCTATGATTACACCGCAGATTGGCATTGGGTAACCATTCCGGATGGCATGACCTACGAACAGGCTGAGAAAAATCCAAAAGGTGACATCATTGAAAGCATCGAACGGATTGTAGCTGAACTGAAATCAAAAAAACTGAGTCCCCAGCAAGAAGCAGAACGGCTGAAATGGCTAATTCATTTGATCGGAGATATTCACCAGCCCCTTCATGTTGGCCGTGGCGATGATCGCGGAGGCAATAACATTAAAATCATGTGGTTCCGTGCAGATAGCAACCTGCACCGTGTATGGGATAGTGATATGATTGACGATACAAAACTTAGTTATACGGAATTGGCGGAATCTCTTGGTAATCCTTCTCAACAACAGGTTCAAAGCTGGCAACAGGCTACCGTTCGCGATTGGGCTTACGAAAGCATGAGTTACCGCAAGCAGGTTTACGATTACGGCAACGCCCGATTGGGTTATCAATATTCATACAAGTACCTAGGTACAGCCAAGGAACGATTACTGCAAGCAGGCATTCGGTTGGCAGGAGTGTTGAATGAGATATACGGATAA
- the hflX gene encoding GTPase HflX, which translates to MGNKQTAVLVAIGDARQPELTTEHLDELAFLAETAGIIAEKRMVQNLKAPDSRTFIGKGKVEELKLHVFENNITTVVFDDDLSPSQLRNLEKELNPKDREQGVKIYDRSLLILDIFLKRAQTAQARTQVELARNQYLLPRLTRLWTHLERQRGGTGTRGGAGEREIETDRRNIRYRITLLKDELEKIDRQRQTQRKSRSNIVRVALVGYTNAGKSTLMNVLSGSGVLAENKLFATVDATVRKITFGNIPFLLSDTVGFIRKLPHHLIESFKSTLDEVREANILLHVVDVSHPYHDNHIEVVSNTLADIGASHIPVVLVLNKVDLLKAKQTDEPLDLDSMKRYYNEHGFAQVIFVSAEMGENMLELKKLLFEEVKKEHLKIFPNFLKDGYEFAPFRTEQV; encoded by the coding sequence ATGGGTAATAAACAAACAGCGGTTTTAGTGGCCATTGGCGATGCCCGCCAACCCGAGCTCACCACGGAGCATCTTGATGAACTGGCTTTTTTGGCAGAAACAGCCGGAATCATAGCTGAGAAAAGAATGGTGCAAAATTTAAAAGCGCCTGATTCACGCACGTTTATTGGCAAAGGCAAAGTTGAGGAGCTGAAATTGCATGTATTTGAAAATAATATTACAACCGTAGTTTTTGATGATGACCTTTCCCCCTCTCAACTCCGGAATCTGGAGAAAGAACTCAATCCCAAAGACCGCGAACAGGGCGTTAAAATCTACGACCGAAGTTTGTTGATTCTGGATATCTTTTTGAAACGGGCTCAAACCGCCCAGGCCCGCACACAGGTTGAGCTTGCCCGTAACCAATACCTGTTACCCCGCCTAACCCGATTGTGGACGCACCTTGAACGCCAGCGGGGTGGAACGGGGACACGGGGTGGTGCCGGTGAACGGGAAATTGAAACCGACAGAAGAAACATCCGGTATAGGATCACCTTGCTCAAGGATGAACTTGAAAAAATTGACCGCCAGCGTCAAACCCAGCGTAAATCCAGAAGCAATATAGTTCGTGTAGCGTTGGTTGGATACACCAATGCAGGTAAGTCTACGTTGATGAATGTGCTTTCCGGCTCGGGTGTTTTGGCCGAGAATAAATTATTCGCCACCGTTGATGCCACCGTTCGAAAAATCACATTTGGCAACATTCCCTTTTTGCTTTCCGATACGGTAGGATTTATCCGCAAACTTCCTCATCACCTGATTGAATCGTTCAAGTCTACGTTGGACGAGGTTCGTGAAGCCAATATTTTGTTGCACGTGGTTGATGTTTCGCATCCGTATCATGACAACCACATTGAAGTGGTAAGCAATACGTTGGCCGATATCGGGGCATCGCATATACCGGTTGTGCTGGTTTTGAATAAAGTTGATTTGCTGAAAGCGAAACAAACCGATGAGCCGCTTGATCTCGACTCAATGAAACGCTACTACAACGAACACGGCTTTGCGCAGGTAATTTTTGTTTCGGCTGAGATGGGTGAGAATATGCTGGAGTTGAAAAAGCTGTTGTTTGAAGAAGTGAAAAAAGAACACCTGAAAATTTTCCCTAATTTTTTGAAAGATGGGTATGAGTTTGCGCCCTTTAGAACCGAGCAGGTGTAG
- a CDS encoding glycosyltransferase family 4 protein codes for MKVAIVLNTSWNIYNFRLNLIHSLQEQGHEIFTIAPTDGYTPLLEAHGCKHHHLKMDSRGANPLKDAALIFELYSIYRKIKPDVILHYTIKPNVYGTLAAALLRIPVVNNVCGLGTVFLKKGPLAVVAKFLYRMSFRFARKVFFQNPDDLKLFLDKNLVKKQAVDLIPGSGIDLKHFTPVNYQRNPKFTFLLISRLITDKGILEYVDAVKKLKAEGIAARFQVLGAMDPEHKRGISKALIQSWIDSGTIEYLGTTDDVRHFIQQADCVVLPSYREGTPRTLLEAASSSKPIIATDVPGCNQVVEHEVNGLLCKLKDADDLARQMRTLAGMDDKTLQTFGSNGRKKMEAEFDESIVINKYLQAIHAVK; via the coding sequence ATGAAAGTTGCAATTGTCCTAAATACGTCCTGGAATATTTACAATTTCAGGCTTAACCTGATCCACTCACTTCAGGAACAGGGACACGAAATCTTTACCATCGCCCCGACAGATGGGTATACTCCACTTTTGGAAGCACACGGCTGCAAACACCATCACTTAAAAATGGACAGTCGTGGCGCAAATCCGCTAAAAGACGCAGCCCTTATATTTGAGTTGTATTCCATCTACCGGAAAATAAAACCGGATGTTATTCTACACTACACCATTAAGCCAAACGTTTACGGAACATTGGCCGCAGCCTTACTGCGAATACCAGTGGTGAACAATGTTTGCGGACTGGGTACGGTGTTCCTTAAAAAGGGCCCACTCGCAGTGGTGGCTAAATTTCTTTACCGCATGAGCTTTCGCTTTGCACGAAAAGTGTTCTTCCAAAATCCGGACGACTTAAAACTCTTTCTGGATAAGAACCTCGTTAAAAAGCAGGCTGTGGATCTGATTCCCGGGTCAGGAATTGACCTGAAACATTTTACTCCGGTGAACTATCAACGCAACCCGAAGTTCACATTTCTCCTAATCTCGCGATTGATTACCGATAAAGGGATTCTTGAATATGTTGATGCCGTGAAAAAGCTAAAAGCTGAAGGCATAGCGGCAAGGTTTCAAGTGCTTGGCGCGATGGATCCCGAGCATAAGCGGGGAATTAGCAAAGCGTTGATTCAATCCTGGATAGATTCCGGTACCATTGAATATCTCGGCACCACGGATGATGTGCGTCACTTCATTCAACAAGCTGATTGCGTGGTGTTGCCATCTTATCGCGAAGGAACACCTCGTACGCTGCTTGAGGCTGCCAGCTCTTCAAAGCCGATTATCGCTACAGATGTGCCTGGCTGTAACCAGGTTGTAGAGCACGAGGTAAACGGATTGCTTTGTAAATTAAAAGATGCTGATGATCTTGCCCGTCAAATGCGTACGCTGGCAGGCATGGACGATAAGACCCTTCAGACTTTTGGCTCAAATGGCCGGAAAAAAATGGAGGCTGAATTTGATGAAAGCATCGTGATCAACAAATACCTGCAAGCCATACACGCGGTGAAGTAA
- the rfbC gene encoding dTDP-4-dehydrorhamnose 3,5-epimerase, producing the protein MQVIQTGIQGLVEIVPQVYEDNRGWFLEFYKEESFHPQGITDRFTQENLSFSRKGVIRGMHFQYPPHEQAKLVSVLKGRVLDVVIDLRKGSKTFGQTHSCLLDSEKHNLLMVPEGFAHGFAALEDSIFLYKASNAYNRDAEGGIVWNDPQLNIQWPFPDPILSEKDRNLPTLEELLRKSLISRD; encoded by the coding sequence ATGCAGGTAATTCAAACAGGTATTCAAGGTTTGGTAGAAATCGTTCCACAGGTTTATGAAGATAACCGCGGATGGTTTTTGGAATTCTATAAAGAAGAGTCCTTTCATCCACAAGGAATTACCGATCGGTTTACTCAGGAAAACCTATCCTTTTCTAGAAAAGGTGTTATTCGTGGAATGCATTTTCAATATCCTCCGCATGAACAAGCAAAACTGGTTTCTGTGCTTAAAGGAAGAGTGCTGGATGTTGTGATTGATCTTCGAAAAGGCTCAAAAACATTTGGCCAAACACATAGCTGCCTGCTCGACAGTGAAAAGCACAACCTGTTAATGGTTCCTGAGGGCTTCGCACATGGCTTTGCAGCATTGGAGGATTCCATATTTCTATACAAAGCTTCCAACGCCTATAACCGTGACGCTGAGGGCGGTATTGTTTGGAACGATCCGCAACTGAATATTCAATGGCCTTTCCCTGATCCGATTCTTTCCGAAAAAGACAGGAACCTCCCAACACTCGAAGAGTTGTTAAGAAAATCATTAATTTCACGGGATTAA